GGGTTAAGGACCTTCCGGGAGTGCGTTACCACATCGTGCGCGGCACTTTCGATACTGGTGGTGTCAGCGGACGGTCTACGTCGCGCTCTAAATATGGAACTAAGAAGGAAAGCTAATGCCACGCAAGAAGACTAAATCCCTCCAACGTAATATCCAGCCGGATCGCAAGTACAATAGCGTACTGGTAGCCCGTTTGATTAACAAGGTCATGCTGGATGGCAAGAAGCTTAAAGCCGAACGAGTAGTCTATGATGCCTTAGAGGAAGTGGAGCGCCGCACTAAGCAGCCGGCACTCGAGGTTTTTGAAGCGGCTTTAAGGAACGTCTACCCTCAGGTTGAGGTTAAATCGCGTCGCGTCGGCGGTGCTAACTATCAGATTCCTTACGAGGTTAAAGGTAGTCGCCAGATACACCTTACACTGATGTGGATGGTGCAGGCGACACGAAAGAAGAAGGGTAAGCCGATGAGCCTGCGTCTAGCCGATGAGCTGGTAGACGCCTATAACAATGCCGGTGAAACCTTCAAGAAGAAGGAAGATGCTCATAAGATGGCAGAGGCCAACCGTGCTTTCGCCCACCTTGCGCGGTTCTAGGGTTCAAGCATGAGTGGTATTTGCGAAGAGCGCCCCTTGCAGGCTACGCTGGATAGCGCTCAGGAACTGGTCGAGCACTATCCAGAAGATGTGCATCCGACTCAGGAGCAGTCTCTGGGTGGTATAGCGGTTACCGCGAGTAGCTTAGAGCGGGTAGCTAAGCGATTGAACTGCCCGGGACCGATTACCAAAGATCAGCTCGACTGCCCCTTGCGGGACTCCGCCCTCGGTGCTCGTAACTACGGTTTAGGTAAATGGGATCTGCAAGTTGACCTGAATGAAGATAGGCCGGGATATCATGGATGAATCAGGGTCTACTGGATCAAAATCTAGGATACCGCATCATCCAGGACAATATTTATAAATTTAAGCTAATAGATTTGATAAGGAATTAAATATGACTAAACGTGAGCATGCATTAGAATCAACTAGAAATATCGGCACTATCGCCCACATCGATGCCGGGAAAACTACCGTCACTGAGGGCATACTTTATCGCACTGGTTTAACCCATAAGATCGGGGCCGTGCATGAAGGTGAAGCTACCATGGACTGGATGGAGCAGGAGCAGGAGCGAGGTATTACGATTACCTCAGCTGCAACGACCTGTTTCTGGAAGGATCATCGGATTAACATTATCGACACTCCGGGCCACATCGACTTTACCGTCGAGGTTGAGCGCAGTTTACGTGTACTTGATGGTGCCTTGGTGATTTTCGACGGCAAGATGGGGGTTGAGCCTCAGTCAGAGACCGTCTGGCGCCAAGCTGATAAATACAAGGTGCCGCGCATCTGCTTTATCAATAAGATCAACCAGACCGGTGGCGATTTCTATTCGAGTCTAGAGACGATACATGAGCGTCTAGGCAAACATGCCTATCCGATTCATTTACCGATAGGCTTCGAGCAGTCGGTCTCCGGTATCGTCGATCTCATCGAGATGAAGGCTTACACTTACGATGATTTTACCGATAAGGAACTAAAAGTTAGTGAAGTACCGGAAGATATGCTGGAGAAGGTAGAGCGCTACCGCCAGCACTTGATCGAAGGTGCATTGGAGC
Above is a genomic segment from Candidatus Saccharimonadales bacterium containing:
- the rpsG gene encoding 30S ribosomal protein S7 — translated: MPRKKTKSLQRNIQPDRKYNSVLVARLINKVMLDGKKLKAERVVYDALEEVERRTKQPALEVFEAALRNVYPQVEVKSRRVGGANYQIPYEVKGSRQIHLTLMWMVQATRKKKGKPMSLRLADELVDAYNNAGETFKKKEDAHKMAEANRAFAHLARF